One stretch of Aquimarina sp. Aq107 DNA includes these proteins:
- a CDS encoding NAD(P)/FAD-dependent oxidoreductase gives MNNDAIKYDVIIIGAGVAGCATAISLKNEAPHLNIAIIERASELKTEDPTSYRIGETLPPHASQQLQNLGIWKSFLKCNFINAYGTSAAWGSSELYHNEYIYSPYGYGWHLDRIVFDQFMIKETKKKGVFTYFETSVISSEKTSNYWYLQINTKKRQTAIKSSFVIDATGKKAAFSCLQKTFKIKEDQMVGIYRFYDISNQNENKSRLGNGTCVESDPYGWWYSATLPNKTLVIGYMTDTDIANEMQLKKTTVFNELLYNSCYTYSRTRKTKKLSEPRVVAAHTQYLSSVVGNSWLAVGDAASSYDPISSLGIFKSLAMSQFAAYATLDDLKGNRSGLHKYQQIITNDYLGYQKKRQEYYNQESRFTSSPFWKRRHTNINYN, from the coding sequence ATGAACAACGACGCTATCAAATATGATGTAATTATAATCGGCGCAGGTGTTGCTGGATGTGCTACCGCTATTTCTTTAAAAAATGAAGCTCCACACCTAAACATTGCAATTATCGAGCGTGCTTCTGAACTAAAAACTGAAGACCCAACCTCCTATAGAATAGGAGAAACATTACCGCCACACGCATCTCAACAATTACAAAATTTAGGCATATGGAAATCCTTTTTAAAATGTAATTTCATCAATGCATACGGAACTTCTGCAGCTTGGGGTTCTTCAGAATTATATCATAATGAATATATATATTCTCCTTATGGATATGGATGGCATTTAGATAGGATAGTTTTTGATCAATTTATGATTAAAGAAACTAAAAAAAAAGGAGTCTTTACCTATTTCGAGACAAGCGTAATATCTTCAGAAAAGACCTCAAACTATTGGTACCTACAAATTAACACTAAGAAAAGACAAACTGCCATAAAATCCAGCTTCGTAATTGACGCCACAGGAAAAAAAGCTGCTTTTTCTTGCCTTCAAAAAACTTTTAAAATAAAGGAAGATCAAATGGTTGGGATTTATCGCTTTTACGATATTTCTAATCAAAATGAAAATAAATCTAGGTTAGGAAATGGAACTTGTGTAGAATCTGATCCATACGGTTGGTGGTACAGCGCTACTTTACCAAATAAAACACTTGTAATTGGATACATGACAGATACTGACATTGCCAATGAAATGCAATTAAAAAAAACAACTGTTTTTAATGAACTGCTTTATAATTCCTGTTATACCTATTCTAGGACACGCAAAACAAAAAAACTTTCGGAACCTAGAGTGGTCGCAGCACACACACAATATTTAAGTTCTGTAGTAGGCAACTCTTGGCTAGCAGTAGGTGATGCAGCATCTAGTTATGACCCTATTTCATCTTTAGGAATTTTTAAATCTTTAGCTATGAGTCAATTTGCTGCCTACGCAACTTTAGATGATTTAAAAGGTAACCGATCTGGATTACATAAATATCAACAAATCATAACAAATGATTATCTAGGATACCAGAAAAAGAGACAAGAATATTATAACCAGGAAAGTCGATTTACCTCATCTCCTTTTTGGAAAAGAAGACACACAAACATCAACTATAACTAA
- a CDS encoding LodA/GoxA family CTQ-dependent oxidase produces MDNTYTTFKIHPSIGIARLGNTEDDFYLTPEQPGTLPIACDEMGREQKDSKGNPIRVSSFKDSSDLSKIKKQAARFRVFAYKSEKDTQGEEIKIGGTYDFVYQTAVTAPRIVQGKVTDIDWTVHLANKKASWYEFQETNGQQGYAPNHPLRNPEVTQPDLRRQLIIDPGPLTVNLKNNKGAFAKFGSESKKMDISKYKKVSYPQTFPPSDIQPNSIETLGSLLVNEQEKNIRLIVLGGNGNSGSTKTPVIESFVNNNGWFDDISDGPVTAKIEYTFTDITYEGDKEIKTKTTGTMDVQVPAWVVVGYPRYVPEMEDMITMDEKMYDLFVRKMAYDPQVFGVPPFTKENNNPQTPEELDIWRNEARYNPDYYPKFYKELWPQLRRPDDFKYTFVFDFFGGGDPHNRGTGGNLNYETLSIPPENGKDPYYRLRQFILGIMRQTDQLNDYEVEGNYNSTSNKPRLMPMLCGDNPLSNTAPQKFLSMTETQLFFLKQWASGKFVNECVEWGENNKKCTNPWSSPPKTGIGIDRGVLSNVLGGAFCPGGELSWIVDNPAIYSEPYRIKHATYIAGGLSLPQPIANQDGSAAPNLSKGLEPGDLTKYIGIPWQADFHECTFQNINTTYEKWNTIYPESVGDPVEQQIAYNIPWWPAHRPIVVPESLNGPQVYWASGIPNNNAGDLQMVQAWKDLGFLITEGTGITRQFYQIERNNEALGEPVKPGDRVLGQSFGESNKENNRN; encoded by the coding sequence AAACAAGCAGCAAGGTTTAGAGTATTTGCTTATAAAAGCGAAAAAGATACTCAAGGAGAAGAAATTAAAATAGGAGGAACTTATGATTTTGTATATCAAACTGCTGTAACAGCTCCTCGGATAGTCCAAGGAAAAGTAACCGACATTGATTGGACAGTACATTTAGCTAACAAAAAAGCTTCTTGGTATGAGTTTCAAGAAACGAACGGACAGCAAGGATATGCACCTAATCATCCTCTTAGAAATCCTGAAGTTACGCAACCAGACTTAAGAAGACAACTGATTATTGATCCAGGACCGCTAACAGTAAACCTTAAAAATAATAAAGGTGCTTTTGCCAAATTCGGTTCAGAAAGTAAAAAAATGGATATTAGTAAATATAAAAAAGTATCATATCCACAAACTTTTCCTCCTTCGGATATACAACCAAATTCTATAGAAACATTAGGTAGTTTATTAGTGAATGAGCAAGAAAAAAACATCCGATTGATTGTATTAGGAGGAAATGGAAATTCAGGCTCCACAAAAACTCCTGTTATAGAAAGTTTTGTTAATAACAATGGCTGGTTTGATGATATTTCAGATGGACCTGTGACTGCAAAAATCGAGTACACCTTCACAGATATTACTTATGAAGGTGATAAAGAAATAAAAACCAAAACTACTGGAACTATGGACGTACAGGTTCCTGCTTGGGTTGTGGTTGGTTATCCACGATATGTTCCTGAAATGGAAGATATGATCACAATGGATGAAAAGATGTATGATCTTTTTGTTCGTAAAATGGCATATGATCCACAAGTCTTCGGGGTACCTCCATTCACCAAAGAAAACAATAACCCACAAACTCCAGAAGAGCTAGACATCTGGAGAAACGAAGCCCGATACAACCCAGATTATTATCCAAAATTTTACAAAGAATTATGGCCTCAATTACGAAGGCCTGATGACTTCAAATACACTTTTGTTTTTGATTTTTTTGGAGGTGGAGACCCACATAATAGAGGAACTGGAGGAAATTTGAATTATGAAACACTTTCTATTCCTCCAGAAAATGGAAAAGATCCTTATTACAGATTAAGACAATTTATTTTAGGGATTATGAGGCAAACCGATCAACTAAACGACTATGAAGTGGAAGGCAATTATAATTCTACTTCAAACAAACCACGTTTAATGCCAATGCTTTGTGGTGATAATCCACTTAGTAATACTGCTCCTCAAAAGTTTCTATCCATGACAGAAACACAATTATTCTTTTTAAAACAATGGGCTAGCGGAAAATTTGTAAATGAATGTGTTGAGTGGGGAGAAAATAATAAAAAATGCACCAATCCTTGGTCTAGTCCGCCTAAAACTGGAATTGGAATTGACAGAGGTGTACTGAGTAATGTTTTAGGCGGTGCTTTTTGTCCAGGAGGAGAACTCTCTTGGATTGTAGATAATCCTGCCATCTATAGTGAACCGTATAGAATCAAACACGCTACATATATAGCAGGAGGACTAAGCCTTCCTCAACCTATTGCCAATCAAGATGGCAGTGCAGCTCCAAACCTTTCTAAAGGTCTAGAACCAGGGGATCTTACCAAATATATAGGAATTCCTTGGCAAGCAGATTTTCATGAATGTACATTTCAGAATATAAATACCACCTATGAAAAATGGAATACTATTTATCCTGAATCCGTTGGAGATCCGGTAGAACAGCAAATAGCGTATAACATTCCTTGGTGGCCTGCTCACAGGCCTATTGTAGTGCCTGAATCCCTAAATGGTCCACAGGTTTATTGGGCATCTGGAATCCCTAATAACAATGCTGGAGATTTACAAATGGTTCAAGCCTGGAAAGACCTAGGGTTTTTAATAACTGAAGGAACCGGAATTACAAGACAATTTTATCAGATAGAACGTAATAATGAAGCTTTAGGAGAACCTGTAAAACCAGGAGATCGTGTATTAGGGCAAAGTTTTGGAGAATCTAATAAGGAAAATAACAGAAATTAA
- a CDS encoding acyltransferase family protein produces the protein MDKNIRRYDLDWLRVIVFGLLIFYHVGMFFVPWGWHIKNNEISEGMRWPMLFLNQWRLPILFVISGMGTYYALSKRSLSKFNLERCLRLGIPLIFGMLVIVPPQIYFERLVTNQFTGSYFSYLATEAFIGVYPEGNISWHHLWFLPYLLIFSIILSPLFIRIKRNPSRFINWIRQQIQKPYGLYLFIIPLYLIESLIEPFFDITHALIDDWFNFINSMTLFLFGFILIAIGKEFWQSIENIKSKALVIGIIAFSIQLFIWIQGKDSFLIHFTEALVKVTNLWSWILVLFGYAAKYLNRKSGILSYCNRAVYPFYILHQTITIIIGYYLMNLEWNILPKFIVMVVGTFLGSWVIYHFLILKIPLLQPLLGLKKDNH, from the coding sequence ATGGACAAAAATATTCGTCGTTACGACCTAGATTGGTTACGGGTTATTGTATTTGGTTTACTCATTTTTTATCACGTAGGGATGTTTTTTGTTCCTTGGGGATGGCATATTAAAAACAATGAAATTTCTGAAGGAATGCGTTGGCCAATGCTATTTTTAAATCAATGGCGTTTACCTATACTATTTGTCATATCAGGCATGGGAACTTATTACGCATTATCTAAACGAAGTTTATCAAAGTTCAACTTAGAGCGATGCTTACGACTTGGTATTCCATTGATATTTGGTATGCTGGTAATAGTACCTCCTCAGATTTATTTCGAAAGATTGGTTACAAATCAATTTACTGGATCTTATTTTTCTTATCTAGCAACAGAAGCTTTTATTGGAGTTTATCCAGAAGGAAATATCAGCTGGCATCATCTTTGGTTTTTACCATACTTATTAATATTCTCCATTATTCTTTCTCCTTTATTTATAAGAATTAAGAGAAATCCATCACGATTCATTAATTGGATACGACAACAAATTCAAAAACCCTATGGATTATATCTATTTATTATACCATTATATCTAATAGAATCTTTAATAGAACCTTTCTTTGATATTACGCATGCCTTAATTGATGATTGGTTCAATTTTATTAACTCTATGACCTTGTTTTTATTTGGTTTTATATTAATAGCTATTGGTAAAGAATTCTGGCAATCGATCGAGAATATAAAATCTAAAGCACTAGTTATTGGTATTATTGCCTTTTCCATTCAGCTTTTTATATGGATACAAGGAAAAGACAGTTTTCTTATTCACTTTACTGAAGCGTTGGTTAAAGTAACTAATTTATGGTCTTGGATATTAGTGTTATTTGGTTATGCTGCAAAGTATTTAAATAGAAAGAGTGGAATTCTATCTTATTGCAATAGAGCAGTATATCCTTTTTATATTCTGCATCAAACAATCACGATTATAATTGGGTATTATTTAATGAATTTAGAATGGAATATACTCCCAAAATTTATTGTAATGGTAGTAGGGACTTTTTTAGGAAGTTGGGTAATCTATCATTTCCTGATATTGAAGATTCCTTTGTTGCAACCACTTTTGGGACTAAAAAAAGATAATCATTAG
- a CDS encoding metallophosphoesterase family protein — MSSQSRLDRAYKNAKIISFDDSSKFILFSDCHRGDNSFADDFANNRNIYFHALKHYYNEGYTYCELGDGDELWENLNFEIILRAHKNVYELLQKFFFENRLEMIWGNHDMVYRDPKYVKKYLSSYFDRKTNKETPLFPDIIFQEAIILKHTTSNQEIFLLHGHQADFMNYVGWRINRFLVRFLWKPLQVVGIADPTSPAKNYKETIKVERRIKKWIANQKNQFTIIGHTHRPRFPEAGELALFNDGSCVHPRSITGIEIENGCITLIKWQIATTEDGSLKIIRVPLEGPQKLTDFITE; from the coding sequence ATGTCATCCCAATCCCGTCTGGATCGTGCTTATAAAAATGCAAAAATTATTTCTTTTGATGACAGTTCTAAGTTCATCTTATTTAGCGATTGTCATCGAGGAGACAATAGTTTTGCAGATGACTTTGCTAATAATAGAAACATCTATTTTCATGCACTAAAACACTATTATAATGAAGGATATACCTACTGCGAATTAGGAGATGGAGATGAACTATGGGAAAATCTTAATTTCGAAATCATTCTTAGAGCTCATAAAAATGTCTATGAGTTATTGCAGAAATTCTTTTTTGAAAATAGATTAGAAATGATTTGGGGAAATCATGATATGGTATATCGAGATCCAAAATATGTAAAAAAATATTTAAGCTCTTATTTTGATCGAAAAACAAATAAAGAAACACCACTTTTTCCGGATATAATATTCCAAGAAGCTATTATATTAAAACACACAACATCCAATCAAGAGATTTTTTTATTACACGGACATCAAGCAGATTTCATGAATTATGTAGGTTGGAGAATTAATAGATTTTTGGTTCGTTTTTTATGGAAGCCTCTACAAGTGGTAGGAATAGCAGACCCTACAAGTCCTGCCAAAAATTATAAAGAAACTATCAAGGTAGAGCGAAGAATCAAGAAATGGATTGCTAATCAAAAAAATCAGTTTACTATTATTGGTCATACGCATCGTCCTCGTTTTCCTGAAGCGGGCGAATTAGCCCTATTTAATGATGGTAGTTGTGTACATCCAAGATCAATTACTGGAATCGAAATAGAAAACGGTTGTATCACCTTGATAAAATGGCAAATTGCTACTACAGAAGATGGCTCTCTAAAAATAATTAGAGTTCCACTGGAAGGACCTCAAAAATTAACTGATTTTATTACAGAATAA
- a CDS encoding NifU family protein, producing MTSEELKINVEKALDEIRPFLESDGGNISLVGIEDDKRVKVQLEGACVGCSVNQMTLKSGVEMTIKKYAPQIEEVVNIE from the coding sequence ATGACATCTGAAGAATTAAAGATTAATGTAGAGAAAGCACTAGATGAAATTCGTCCTTTTTTAGAAAGTGATGGAGGTAATATTTCATTAGTAGGTATTGAAGATGATAAAAGAGTCAAAGTTCAGTTGGAAGGAGCTTGTGTTGGTTGTAGTGTAAATCAAATGACTTTAAAATCAGGAGTTGAGATGACTATCAAAAAATATGCTCCTCAAATCGAAGAGGTTGTAAACATCGAATAA
- a CDS encoding Mrp/NBP35 family ATP-binding protein, producing the protein MKLEKSEILKALETITVAGEGKNMVESGAVKNVITFGDEVIVDLELSTPALHIKKRAEVDIMKAIHEKVYEKAKIKVNIKVEAPAPKQSEKNVIKGKAIPGIKNIIAVASGKGGVGKSTVTSNLAVTLSKMGFSVGLLDADIYGPSAPIMFDVERERPLSVKVGDKSKMKPVENYGVKILSIGFFTQPNQAVVWRGPMAAKALNQMIFDAAWGELDFLLLDLPPGTGDIHLSIMQSLPITGAVVVSTPQNVALADARKGVAMFQQESISVPVLGIIENMAYFTPEELPNNKYYIFGKEGAKHLAEDIEVPFLGEIPLVQSIREAGDVGRPAALQTATPIEKAFEELTRNVVQEVVDRNENLPPTEAIKITTMAGCSAVKK; encoded by the coding sequence ATGAAGTTAGAAAAATCAGAGATATTAAAAGCTTTGGAAACGATTACAGTTGCTGGAGAGGGAAAGAATATGGTGGAGAGCGGTGCCGTTAAAAATGTTATCACTTTTGGAGATGAAGTAATCGTTGATTTAGAATTATCTACTCCTGCATTGCACATTAAGAAAAGAGCAGAAGTTGATATTATGAAAGCTATTCATGAAAAGGTATATGAAAAAGCTAAAATAAAAGTAAATATTAAAGTAGAAGCACCCGCTCCTAAACAATCAGAAAAAAATGTAATCAAAGGAAAAGCAATTCCTGGTATTAAAAATATTATTGCAGTCGCTTCTGGTAAAGGAGGTGTTGGTAAATCTACTGTGACTTCTAATTTGGCAGTAACCTTATCAAAAATGGGATTTAGCGTTGGGCTATTAGATGCAGATATCTATGGACCATCTGCTCCGATTATGTTCGATGTAGAAAGAGAGAGACCATTATCAGTAAAGGTTGGTGATAAATCCAAAATGAAGCCTGTAGAGAATTACGGAGTAAAAATATTATCGATAGGATTTTTTACGCAACCCAATCAAGCCGTTGTTTGGAGAGGTCCAATGGCAGCAAAAGCATTAAATCAGATGATTTTTGATGCCGCTTGGGGAGAATTAGATTTTCTGTTGCTGGATTTACCTCCAGGAACAGGTGATATTCACTTATCGATTATGCAATCTTTACCGATTACAGGAGCAGTAGTAGTTAGTACACCTCAGAATGTAGCACTTGCCGATGCTAGAAAAGGAGTAGCAATGTTTCAACAAGAAAGTATTAGTGTACCTGTATTAGGTATTATAGAAAATATGGCATATTTTACTCCAGAAGAGCTTCCTAACAATAAATATTATATCTTTGGTAAAGAAGGAGCTAAACATCTTGCAGAAGATATTGAGGTTCCGTTTTTAGGAGAAATACCCTTAGTACAAAGTATACGTGAGGCAGGAGATGTAGGTCGACCTGCAGCATTGCAAACAGCAACTCCTATAGAAAAGGCTTTCGAAGAATTAACAAGAAATGTTGTTCAGGAAGTTGTGGATAGAAATGAAAACCTTCCACCAACAGAGGCGATAAAAATAACAACAATGGCAGGGTGTTCTGCAGTAAAAAAATAG
- a CDS encoding AraC family transcriptional regulator produces MQDLNEILDQIPIRHDVFSYIMFLGITIGFLLSFVILLRSYKKNIAFRFLALFLIIQGTITLDNFLCYTGLMKYTIGFNDSSEPLVLILGPSIYLFVYTLLKRKRIALKHSGLHLIPAILYGISQLQYYLQSDSIKLNAYLNAYFPKLKTASVPNNIDYSYLLIKDEFRWLILASFTIYILLSFRILYFYLRRQNTSLSRKTIHNKYSFTRNLVISFLIVFIIIFSIYLNYEDDSGDHYITVFVNFTVIIIALIMVSESRFFENTWIAEKYETSSFKDQKISIEEIKEFIEKDKFYLQSSASLKKLSEELNSSSNYISQVINTSTGLNFNDFINQYRIETSKLRLTDPNYSHLTIEAIGNSVGFNSKSTFYNSFRKHVAMSPKAFVTLKKAT; encoded by the coding sequence ATGCAGGATTTAAACGAAATACTCGATCAGATTCCAATTCGGCACGACGTTTTTTCCTATATCATGTTTTTAGGAATCACTATAGGTTTCCTGTTGAGTTTTGTAATTCTTTTACGAAGCTATAAAAAAAACATCGCATTTCGGTTTCTTGCACTATTCCTTATTATACAAGGCACTATTACACTGGATAACTTTTTATGTTATACCGGTTTAATGAAATATACCATTGGGTTTAATGATTCTAGTGAGCCTCTAGTACTTATTCTAGGGCCAAGCATATATCTATTTGTTTATACCTTATTAAAGCGAAAAAGGATCGCATTAAAACATAGTGGATTGCATCTAATTCCTGCTATTTTGTATGGTATTTCTCAGCTGCAATACTATCTTCAATCTGATTCGATTAAACTCAATGCCTATCTCAACGCATATTTCCCAAAATTAAAAACAGCGTCCGTCCCCAACAATATAGACTATAGTTACCTTTTGATCAAAGATGAGTTTAGATGGCTAATTCTTGCAAGCTTTACCATATACATCTTGTTATCATTTAGAATCCTTTACTTCTATTTACGAAGACAAAACACAAGTCTTAGTCGAAAAACGATTCATAATAAATACTCCTTTACTCGTAATCTAGTTATTTCATTTCTGATCGTTTTTATTATAATTTTTTCAATTTATTTGAATTATGAAGATGATTCGGGAGATCACTACATAACGGTTTTTGTAAATTTTACGGTTATTATAATTGCCTTAATTATGGTGTCCGAATCTAGGTTTTTTGAAAACACATGGATTGCTGAAAAATACGAAACTTCTAGTTTTAAAGATCAAAAGATCTCGATAGAGGAAATCAAAGAATTTATAGAAAAGGATAAATTTTACCTACAAAGTTCCGCTTCATTAAAAAAACTTTCAGAAGAGCTAAATTCAAGTTCTAATTATATATCCCAAGTCATCAATACATCTACTGGACTTAATTTTAATGATTTTATTAATCAGTACCGAATTGAAACATCCAAATTACGTTTAACAGACCCTAATTACAGTCACTTAACTATAGAAGCTATAGGGAATTCTGTTGGATTTAACTCAAAATCAACGTTCTACAATTCTTTCAGAAAACATGTAGCTATGTCTCCTAAAGCATTTGTTACACTAAAAAAAGCTACTTGA